The region CGGCCGTGGCGGCGCGCACGCCGGGGGGGCTTTCCTTTGATCAGATGCGCACCCTGATCCATGGCCTGGTGGCCAAGGGCCGGGTGGTGGGCATGGATATCGTCGAAATCACGCCCCGGCGCGACCTCAACGATATCTCGGCCATCACGGCCGCCCGCTTGATCGTCAACCTCATCGGCATGGCGGTGCGAGGCGGCTACTTCGGCGGTGCCGGCGGCTGATGGCCACGACCGCCCAACTCATTGCGCGCCGCCTGGCCGAAGCCGGCTGCCGTTATGCCTTCGGCATTCCCGGCGGCGAAGTGCTGACCTTGATGGCGGCCCTCGAGGAGGCGGGGATCAGTTTCGTTCTGGCCAAGCACGAAAACAGCGCCGGCTTCATGGCCGAAGGCGCCCATCATGCCACGGGAGCGCCCGGCCTATTGCTGGCCACCCTCGGCCCCGGCGCGGCCAACGCCACCAACGTCATCGCCAACGCCTACCAGGATCGGGTGCCGCTGATCTTTCTCACCGGCTGCGTCGATGCCGCCCAGGCCGCCAGCTACACCCACCAGGTCATCGATCACGCCGCCCTCATGGCGCCCATCACCAAGGCCAGCCTGCGAGTGGAGCAGGGCGCCGTCGGGGTGACCATCGACAAGGCCCTGGCCATCGCCCTGGACGGCCAGCCGGGGCCGGTGCACGTCGATGTTCCCATCGGGCTGGCGATTGCCGAACAGCCCGAAAGCGTTGGCATTCGCCGACCCGCACCGGCCCCGGCCGGGCCGGCGCCGTCGCCCGAGCTGGAAGCGGCCAGAGAGCTTTTCCGCCAGGCCGAGCGCCCCTTGATGATCGCCGGTCTCGACGTGCTCAACCAGGGCGGCGAGGAGGCCCTGGCAACGCTGGTGCGGAAGTTTCGCCTGCCGCTGCTCACCACCTACAAGGCCAAAGGTGTGCTGGACGAGGACGATTCCCTGTGCCTGGGTGGCGTCGGCCTCTCGCCCCGAGCCGACGAACTCGTCTTGCCCTTCGTGCATGAAAGCGATCTGGTCATCCTGGCCGGTTACGACCCCATCGAGATGCGCAGCGGCTGGTGCCAGCCCTGGGCCGCGGGCCAGCCGGTCATCGAGTTCTCGGCCGTCGCCAACAGCCACTACGTACACCTGGCGAGCCACAGCTTCGTGGGCGACGTGGCGGCTGGACTGGAGGCCCTGGCGGCCGGCCACGAGTCCGCCGCGATCTGGCCCGGCGGCCAGCCGGCGGCCCTGGCCCGGTCGCTGGCCGAGGCCTTTCCCGGCGAGGAGGACTGGGGCCCGGCGGCGGTCATCGACACGCTGCGTCGCGCTCTGCCGCCCGACGGCGTGGCCACGGCCGACACCGGCGCCCACCGCATCCTGTTGAGCCAGATGTGGCGCTGCCCGGGGCCACGGCAATTGCTGCAATCGACGGCCTTCGGCACCATGGGCTGCGCCCTGCCGCTGGCTCTGGGCTACAAGCTGGCCCAGCCCGAACGGCCAGTGGTGGCCTTCGTCGGCGATGCCGGGCTGGAGATGGTGCTGGGCGAATTGGCCACGGCCCGCGATTTGGGCTTGGCCGTGGTGGTGGTCGTCTTCGTCGACGAGCAACTCGCCTTGATCGAGCTGAAGCAGCGCAGGTTAGGTCATGATGAACTCGGCGTGGCCTTCGGCGGCAGCGACTTCGCGGCCGTGGCCCAGGCCCTGGGCGGTACCGGCGCGACGGCCGGCAGCCGCGACGAACTGGCGGCCGAGGTCGAACGTGCCCTGGGCCGCGACAGCTTCACCGTCATCGCCTGCCCCATCGAGCGGCGATCTTATGACGGACGCTTCTGATAAATTAGGCTAACCCCGGGCCTGGCGCGGCATGATGCCTTGATAGGGCAGGCGCAGCACGGCCTCGTGGACCATGGTGGCCAAGGTCGTGAGGTCGAATATGGGCAGGCCCAGGCGCTGTTGTAGGGTGTGGGCGTAGGGCGGCATGTCAGTGCATTCCAGCACCACGGCACCGACGTCGGGGTGGGTCTTGAGCAACAGCTTGGCGGCGGGCCAGGACCTCTTTTTCGATCTTCGCCATGTCCATGTCATCGCGCTGGCCCTCGAGGATGACCTCGCGGAATTCGCGGTAATCGTCCATGCCCTGGACGGCCACCGGGATATCGCCAGCGCCGACGGCGGCGAAATGCTGCGCTGTCAGGTTGGGTCCGCTGGCGGTCAGTACGCCGACCTTGCCGCGGCCGCCCAGCATGTGGTGGACCAGCGGCACCTGGATCAGGCTGGAGGCGAACATGGGCACGCTGACGGCCTCGGCCAACTGACGCTGGAAGAGCGCAAAAAAGCCGCAGCTACCTGTGATGGCACGGGCGCCCTCGGCCTCCAGGCGCCGGGCAGCCTCGAGGAAGGGTTCGATGAAACCGGGCGGCGGGCCGTTGACGAGCTTGGCCACGGTAGCACCGGGCACGGTTTCATAGAGCACGGGAAAGCTCAGGCCCGAGGGGTTCTTGATGTGTCCGGGTGGCTTGGGGAAGTGTGAATCCAGGCACAACACGCCGATGGTGACGCCATAGATGTTCGGGCCACCCTGAAGCTTCATGGCGTCATGGTCCCGGTCCGGCGAAGCGGTCCACGCCATAGGGCGTCAGGTCGATGTTGGGCCGTCCCCCGGTAGCCAGGTCGGCGATCACCCGGCCCGTCATGGGCGCCATCATGAGACCGCAATGGGCATGGCCGAAGGCGGCATAGAGGCCAGGCCGGCCGGGGATCTCGCCGAGACATGGCAGGCTGTCGGGAAAGCTCGGGCGAATGCCCATCCATTCCTCGCCGTCCTCGGTGTTTAGGCCCGGCACCAGGCGCTTGGTCAGGCGCTTGAAGATTCGCGCGCGGCGGTAATTGGGCGCTGCCTCGAGGCCAGCGAACTCGGCCGTTCCGGCGCTGCGCAAGCCCATCTCCATGGAACTGGCGACGAACATCGCATCGACCGCCATGATCGAATGATTGAGGCTGACGCCGGGTTCGCGGAAGACCATGTGATAGCCCCTTTCGGGCTCCAGCGGCAGATTGAGCCCCAAGGGCTCGAGCAGTCGTGCCGACCAGGCACCGGCAGCCACCACGACGTTATGGCTTTCGAACACGCCCCCGTCGCATGTGATGCGCCAACCGCCGCCCTCGCGCGGTGCCAAGCTGGCGACCGAGGCAGACAGGATT is a window of Alphaproteobacteria bacterium DNA encoding:
- a CDS encoding thiamine pyrophosphate-binding protein, which codes for MATTAQLIARRLAEAGCRYAFGIPGGEVLTLMAALEEAGISFVLAKHENSAGFMAEGAHHATGAPGLLLATLGPGAANATNVIANAYQDRVPLIFLTGCVDAAQAASYTHQVIDHAALMAPITKASLRVEQGAVGVTIDKALAIALDGQPGPVHVDVPIGLAIAEQPESVGIRRPAPAPAGPAPSPELEAARELFRQAERPLMIAGLDVLNQGGEEALATLVRKFRLPLLTTYKAKGVLDEDDSLCLGGVGLSPRADELVLPFVHESDLVILAGYDPIEMRSGWCQPWAAGQPVIEFSAVANSHYVHLASHSFVGDVAAGLEALAAGHESAAIWPGGQPAALARSLAEAFPGEEDWGPAAVIDTLRRALPPDGVATADTGAHRILLSQMWRCPGPRQLLQSTAFGTMGCALPLALGYKLAQPERPVVAFVGDAGLEMVLGELATARDLGLAVVVVVFVDEQLALIELKQRRLGHDELGVAFGGSDFAAVAQALGGTGATAGSRDELAAEVERALGRDSFTVIACPIERRSYDGRF
- a CDS encoding aspartate/glutamate racemase family protein, which translates into the protein MKLQGGPNIYGVTIGVLCLDSHFPKPPGHIKNPSGLSFPVLYETVPGATVAKLVNGPPPGFIEPFLEAARRLEAEGARAITGSCGFFALFQRQLAEAVSVPMFASSLIQVPLVHHMLGGRGKVGVLTASGPNLTAQHFAAVGAGDIPVAVQGMDDYREFREVILEGQRDDMDMAKIEKEVLARRQAVAQDPPRRRCRGAGMH